The genomic interval AAGCTTAAGAAGCATGGCTAAAAAAGAAGTACCGCTCGATAGTTTACGCTCCTTTCTCCCGCCGGGTACCTATGAAGAGGTATCTGCCTTTCTGCATCAGTATAAAGTACACCTCACCATTGCCCGGGAAAGAAAAACCGTATTGGGTGACTACCGGCATAAGACCGATATGCAAAATCACCGGATCAGTGTCAATGGCAATCTCAATCCCTATGCCTTCCTGATCACCACCCTGCATGAGATCGCTCACCTCGTGGTGTTTGAAAAATACCAGCACCGGGTACAGGCCCATGGTAAAGAATGGCAACAAATATTCTCGCATTTGTTAGCGCGTTTTCTCCAGCGAAAATTATTTCCTCCGGATATTGAGGCGGAACTCCACCGCATATTGGGAAGCCCTGCTGCCAGCAGTTGTGCGGAAGATGGGTTGATCCGTATACTGAGAAGATATGATACGCAAACCAATGGCCGGAAGCTGGTGGAGGAGCTGGAGGATAAAGCCCTCTTTAAACTGGAAGACGGCCGTGTTTTTCAACGAGGCGCTAAACAACGAAAACGCTATATGTGTGTGGAAGTGAAAACCGGGCGCGCTTATTTGTTCAGTCCGGTATATGAGGTTTCTCCGGTATAGGTTTCATGCAAGCTTTACGGGCAATTAAACGATCGCTTTCAACATCCATTTCCCGCAACCAAAGTGTCCGCTGTTCCCCAGGGGCCCTGGTAAATATTCAAATCCTAATTTCTCATATACCTTCACCGCTTTTTCCAACTCAGGCATGGTTTCGAGATAGATATTTTTATATCCCATTTCACGGGCGGTAGCAAAGCAGGTTTCGATCATTTTTTTACCCAAACCTCTGCCACGGGCTTCAGGCACCAGGTACATTTTTACCAGCTCACAGGTATCGCCAGGAAGGCCGGGTGTGGGGAAAATGCCGGCACCACCCAGGATCCCTTTCGCTGATTCTGCCACCCAATAAGCCGATCTTTCCTGTTGAAAAAGCTCAAAGAGGGCATCCGTCGTAGGGTCATAGTAAACCGTGCCTGGCCGGTTGGCACCAAACTCGGTAAGACTATCGCGAATGATACGCGCCATAGCCAGATTATCATTGGGGTGTATCGGTCTTATCAAAATGTCGGATAACATGGGGAAAGGTTGGTCAGGCGGCATTCAGACGAAACTTACTTGTTCTTTCTTTCAGCACTTTTATGGCTTCTTCCTCAGAGGAGAAACTGTTTTCAATATTGACGAGATGGCGGGCCATTTTATCGTACCGCCTGGTCATCAGGTAAAGAAAGAGATGGAGATAATGTACACCATCGAATACCAGTGATTTTTCCCGAACAATGTTTTCTTTTTCTTTCAGGAATAATACCGGCATATCGGTATAGTGAATACCTGGTTTCAGGTGATGGATAAGATGATACCCATCATTCCAGCATTTGGTATTGTAATTTGTGTTGATGCAATTGAAGCAATTCTTGTACATGTTTTCGGGTTCATGGGGATCCACAAAAGCATGTTGTGTCCAGTTGCCCAGCATCATAATGAGGCGGGAAACCAGAAAGGGGATGATCAATACCCAAAGCGCCGCTTTCAGGTTGACAAAGCAAAGCCCGATGCTAACAGCATAGAAGGTCATTTCTCCCAGGGTCAGGTTGACGTAATATTTCTTTTTCTTCCGT from Chitinophagales bacterium carries:
- a CDS encoding GNAT family N-acetyltransferase, which produces MLSDILIRPIHPNDNLAMARIIRDSLTEFGANRPGTVYYDPTTDALFELFQQERSAYWVAESAKGILGGAGIFPTPGLPGDTCELVKMYLVPEARGRGLGKKMIETCFATAREMGYKNIYLETMPELEKAVKVYEKLGFEYLPGPLGNSGHFGCGKWMLKAIV
- a CDS encoding fatty acid desaturase → MKQLNPIQDPVYHQPESFSAYERFWLNFMNDKRDLSFLHLLTLIHLTVIPLGLVLFTPLFQGYWWWIAYVVWFFLAQIRLRGPFGLMLHNISHRRLFKKKFNWLNKYVIWFVCPFFGHTPETYFAHHVGMHHEENNMPDDASSTLPYQRDSLKDFLKYYINFLFLGFRDTFVYLFTRKKKKYYVNLTLGEMTFYAVSIGLCFVNLKAALWVLIIPFLVSRLIMMLGNWTQHAFVDPHEPENMYKNCFNCINTNYNTKCWNDGYHLIHHLKPGIHYTDMPVLFLKEKENIVREKSLVFDGVHYLHLFLYLMTRRYDKMARHLVNIENSFSSEEEAIKVLKERTSKFRLNAA
- a CDS encoding SprT-like domain-containing protein encodes the protein MAKKEVPLDSLRSFLPPGTYEEVSAFLHQYKVHLTIARERKTVLGDYRHKTDMQNHRISVNGNLNPYAFLITTLHEIAHLVVFEKYQHRVQAHGKEWQQIFSHLLARFLQRKLFPPDIEAELHRILGSPAASSCAEDGLIRILRRYDTQTNGRKLVEELEDKALFKLEDGRVFQRGAKQRKRYMCVEVKTGRAYLFSPVYEVSPV